One genomic region from Saprospiraceae bacterium encodes:
- a CDS encoding glycosyltransferase: protein MDLSVVILNYNVRYLLESCLESVVEALKGLSAEVILIDNASTDQSVIMVREKYPAVKLLINDSNLGFAKANNLAIAQSTGQYILILNPDTIVNKSSIISALNYIKSHKDCGGVGVKMVDGSGVFLKESLRGFPDMASSLYKLSGINRLFPKSKIFNHYYLGHLDPDKVQEVEVLTGAFLMTTRKVFDAVNGFDESFFMFGEDIDLSVRIRQLGHKLIYLGDEQIVHLKGRSSANHSYTYVRDFYKAMSVFVIKYQKNIFIKYLALIGIYCSGLFSWVKRQVVKNFLPVSDFIVLFGAIWCAQKMWAIYWFKDPDYFSHPAFVTNAAGYILIWMGALFFFDAYNPIGQRQIISTLKAIGFGTLVILLIYSLLPAEWRTSRAVIIWTTAALSIILPLMRRLLSTQGNGLRALVIGDRTQIDGLDHLLRILSKQNYFSYLTSTVIEGHPKRFFEEKWIDIQEKIKRENLQYVILGKEMAIEDQLFLSNKLIHQVNVFLEDKKQDEHILQGEIPGLVPIDLKLGWLQNRIVKKVIHVLTSILILPWGWMRNDIRKRYFGLLSGQVLWVGYADPANTLLPPLKPSLWHIGGLEKKSQPEIDMVNLAYARNYTVDLDIQIILKHIFIQN from the coding sequence ATGGACCTATCGGTCGTTATACTTAATTACAATGTTCGTTACTTATTGGAGTCATGCCTGGAATCTGTCGTGGAGGCTCTTAAAGGCTTGTCCGCTGAAGTGATTCTCATAGATAATGCCTCTACCGACCAATCTGTAATCATGGTCCGAGAGAAGTATCCGGCAGTAAAGCTGTTGATCAATGACTCCAATCTGGGTTTTGCCAAAGCAAACAATCTGGCTATTGCACAATCGACCGGTCAATATATTTTGATTTTGAATCCGGATACTATAGTGAACAAATCATCGATCATTTCGGCTTTAAATTATATCAAATCGCACAAAGATTGTGGTGGCGTTGGTGTCAAAATGGTAGACGGCAGTGGGGTATTCCTGAAAGAATCGTTGAGGGGTTTTCCGGACATGGCTTCGTCTTTATACAAATTGAGTGGAATAAACAGATTGTTTCCTAAAAGTAAAATATTCAACCATTATTACCTGGGACATCTGGATCCTGATAAGGTCCAGGAAGTAGAAGTGCTTACAGGCGCTTTTCTGATGACTACCCGTAAAGTGTTTGATGCAGTAAATGGATTTGACGAATCGTTTTTTATGTTTGGAGAAGATATCGATCTGTCTGTAAGAATTCGCCAACTTGGTCACAAACTAATATATCTTGGGGACGAACAGATCGTGCATTTAAAAGGGCGCAGCTCTGCCAATCATTCTTATACTTATGTCAGAGATTTTTATAAAGCCATGAGCGTCTTTGTCATAAAATACCAAAAAAATATTTTCATCAAATACCTTGCACTCATTGGGATATATTGTTCAGGCCTGTTCTCCTGGGTTAAAAGACAAGTTGTGAAAAATTTTTTACCAGTCAGTGATTTCATTGTCCTCTTTGGGGCTATCTGGTGCGCTCAGAAAATGTGGGCTATATATTGGTTTAAAGATCCTGATTATTTTAGTCATCCCGCTTTTGTGACCAATGCCGCTGGCTATATTTTGATCTGGATGGGCGCTTTATTTTTTTTTGATGCATACAATCCAATCGGGCAAAGGCAGATCATCAGCACTTTAAAAGCTATTGGGTTTGGTACCCTTGTCATCCTGCTTATTTATTCATTACTCCCCGCTGAATGGCGTACATCAAGAGCAGTGATCATATGGACCACAGCAGCTTTAAGCATCATTTTACCACTGATGCGGAGATTGCTCTCGACCCAGGGAAATGGATTGAGGGCACTTGTAATAGGAGACAGGACACAAATAGATGGATTAGATCACTTGTTAAGGATTTTGAGCAAACAAAATTATTTTTCGTATTTGACTTCTACTGTGATCGAAGGTCATCCGAAGCGTTTTTTTGAAGAAAAATGGATCGATATTCAAGAAAAAATAAAAAGGGAAAATCTTCAATATGTGATCTTAGGAAAGGAAATGGCTATAGAGGATCAATTGTTTTTATCAAATAAACTGATACACCAGGTCAATGTCTTTTTAGAGGACAAAAAGCAAGACGAACATATCCTGCAAGGTGAGATTCCGGGCCTGGTGCCTATAGATTTAAAATTGGGATGGTTGCAGAACCGGATTGTCAAAAAAGTCATTCATGTTCTGACTTCCATATTGATCTTACCCTGGGGTTGGATGAGAAACGATATAAGAAAAAGATATTTTGGTTTATTAAGTGGTCAAGTTCTATGGGTCGGCTATGCGGATCCTGCCAATACCCTGCTACCTCCCCTCAAACCGTCGCTTTGGCATATAGGTGGACTTGAAAAGAAGAGCCAACCGGAGATAGATATGGTCAATCTTGCTTATGCCAGAAATTACACCGTCGATCTCGATATCCAGATTATACTTAAACATATTTTTATTCAAAATTGA
- the recR gene encoding recombination protein RecR, with protein MRFSSKLLEEAVQAFNSLPGVGKKSALRMALHLLKKDTDYARKIANAIVNAREGIRSCTVCFNYADDDICTICSDLRRDGQTICIVEGTRDIMAIEETSQYSGMYHVLGGVISPIDGVSPAQLNIESLLRRVESHPVQEIILAINPTIEGETTIYYLTKQLQKYQVKVSVIARGVSFGSELEYADEMTLGRSILARTPYQIKSTS; from the coding sequence ATGCGATTTTCCTCTAAATTATTGGAGGAGGCTGTGCAGGCCTTCAATTCATTGCCCGGTGTAGGCAAAAAATCCGCTTTGCGCATGGCCCTTCATCTGCTCAAAAAGGATACTGACTATGCCAGGAAAATAGCCAATGCTATCGTCAATGCGCGTGAAGGAATCAGGTCATGTACTGTTTGTTTTAATTATGCGGATGATGATATATGCACGATCTGTTCGGATCTTAGGCGTGACGGACAAACTATTTGCATTGTGGAAGGTACCAGGGATATCATGGCGATCGAAGAGACTAGCCAATACAGTGGCATGTATCACGTTTTAGGAGGAGTGATATCACCTATAGACGGTGTCAGCCCGGCACAGCTCAATATTGAATCGCTACTCCGCAGGGTAGAGTCTCATCCGGTGCAGGAGATTATCCTTGCTATCAATCCCACTATTGAAGGGGAGACCACCATTTATTACCTAACCAAACAATTGCAAAAATATCAGGTGAAAGTCTCCGTTATAGCCCGGGGAGTATCCTTCGGAAGTGAATTGGAGTATGCTGATGAAATGACACTGGGCAGATCTATCCTGGCCAGAACTCCTTATCAAATCAAGTCGACCAGTTAA
- a CDS encoding pyruvate dehydrogenase complex dihydrolipoamide acetyltransferase — protein MAEVIRMPRMSDTMEEGNILVWHKKVGDTIKVGDVLAEVETDKATMDLESFYDGTLLYIGVASGIIAVNAILAVIGGKEEDYKAALSAEGAATTEAVAEKEAPVENSTSTTSSEPIVPSGAGSDAHVKASPLAKVIAKEAGLDIQKMTGSGDQGRIIKRDVEAALQSKPSPVVQQATPVKSAPLSIISDSGSAYEDKPLSQMRKAIARRLGESKFSAPHFYVTMAIDMTKAVSARTAMNAIAPSKLSFNDLVLKACAMALRKHPAINSSWTGDAIRQNHQIHIGVAVAVAEGLLVPVVRHADIKTLTQINAEVQYLAARAKDKKLQPEEMQGNTFTISNLGMFGVDEFTAIINPPDACILAVGGISEQAVVRDGKIEIGHIMKVTLSCDHRVVDGATGAQFLQTLKSLLEEPVRMLV, from the coding sequence ATGGCTGAAGTAATCAGAATGCCCCGAATGAGCGATACCATGGAAGAAGGGAATATTCTTGTATGGCATAAAAAAGTTGGCGACACCATCAAAGTTGGTGATGTCCTGGCCGAAGTGGAGACCGACAAAGCTACCATGGACCTTGAAAGCTTTTATGATGGCACTTTATTATACATCGGTGTAGCAAGCGGGATCATTGCAGTCAATGCGATCTTAGCGGTCATAGGAGGCAAAGAAGAAGATTATAAAGCCGCATTGTCCGCAGAAGGTGCAGCAACCACCGAAGCTGTCGCTGAAAAAGAAGCTCCCGTTGAAAACTCAACATCTACTACCTCTTCAGAACCAATAGTCCCATCTGGTGCTGGATCTGATGCTCATGTTAAAGCCTCGCCTCTGGCAAAAGTGATTGCCAAAGAAGCCGGTTTGGATATACAGAAAATGACCGGCAGTGGTGATCAGGGTCGTATCATCAAACGGGATGTAGAGGCAGCTCTGCAGTCTAAGCCATCCCCAGTGGTCCAACAGGCTACACCGGTCAAGTCTGCTCCTTTATCCATCATCAGCGATAGCGGATCAGCGTATGAAGACAAACCGTTGAGCCAAATGCGCAAAGCCATAGCTCGTCGATTAGGTGAAAGTAAGTTTTCAGCTCCTCATTTTTACGTGACTATGGCCATAGATATGACCAAAGCCGTTAGCGCACGAACTGCTATGAATGCTATAGCCCCATCAAAATTATCATTTAATGACCTGGTCTTGAAGGCATGCGCAATGGCTTTGAGAAAACATCCGGCGATCAATTCTTCCTGGACCGGAGATGCTATCAGGCAAAATCATCAAATACATATAGGCGTGGCCGTAGCAGTTGCTGAAGGATTGTTAGTGCCAGTCGTCAGACATGCCGACATCAAGACCCTGACTCAGATTAATGCAGAAGTGCAATACCTTGCCGCCAGGGCCAAAGACAAAAAGCTTCAACCAGAAGAAATGCAAGGCAACACTTTTACCATCTCAAACCTGGGTATGTTTGGAGTAGATGAGTTTACTGCCATCATCAATCCTCCTGATGCCTGTATTCTGGCTGTAGGCGGTATCTCCGAACAAGCTGTCGTCAGAGATGGAAAAATCGAAATTGGACATATTATGAAAGTAACACTGTCCTGTGATCACAGAGTCGTAGACGGTGCTACAGGAGCCCAATTTCTACAAACCTTAAAGTCTCTATTGGAAGAACCGGTGAGGATGCTGGTCTAA
- a CDS encoding 1-acyl-sn-glycerol-3-phosphate acyltransferase: protein MKYLLAWIRIVLCVLIIAFFITGLVIISFFFGKDIRRAFRIRRACVKILNAVLGYKIHTNGHIDPVHPAIYISNHRCFSDPILALQYFDFYPIGKAEIEKYPLIGFGARQTGILFVQRDNRESRNQVKEGMKTALQQGLSIFLCPEGTTNVAQTTKDFKLGAFDVAAELNIPIIPLAMVYHDPAKDFWIPTDSLIQHFIRQFGKWSTEVVIYFPERPFSSSDPIVLMHQCKEWIDDKLLSVTVPPEVAALAKYNLKV, encoded by the coding sequence ATGAAGTATCTTTTGGCCTGGATCAGAATTGTTCTTTGCGTCCTTATTATCGCTTTTTTCATCACTGGATTGGTCATTATATCTTTTTTCTTCGGAAAAGACATTCGTAGGGCTTTTCGCATCAGAAGGGCTTGTGTAAAAATATTAAATGCAGTACTTGGCTATAAGATTCATACCAATGGGCATATAGACCCTGTTCATCCTGCAATTTATATCTCCAATCACAGATGTTTTTCTGATCCTATACTTGCCTTACAATATTTTGATTTTTATCCAATAGGAAAAGCGGAGATCGAAAAATACCCATTGATTGGTTTTGGCGCACGCCAGACAGGCATCCTGTTTGTGCAACGGGATAATAGAGAAAGCAGAAACCAGGTAAAGGAAGGAATGAAAACTGCCTTACAACAAGGACTGAGCATTTTTCTTTGTCCCGAAGGCACCACCAATGTTGCCCAGACAACAAAAGATTTCAAATTAGGTGCTTTTGATGTAGCAGCTGAATTAAACATCCCGATCATCCCTCTTGCTATGGTGTATCATGATCCTGCCAAAGATTTTTGGATACCCACTGATTCACTTATCCAACATTTTATCAGACAATTTGGAAAATGGTCGACCGAAGTAGTTATTTATTTTCCTGAAAGACCATTTTCAAGTTCCGACCCCATCGTGTTGATGCACCAGTGTAAAGAATGGATAGATGATAAACTTTTGAGTGTAACTGTTCCTCCGGAAGTTGCAGCTTTGGCTAAATACAATCTCAAAGTCTAA
- a CDS encoding amidohydrolase family protein — protein MNALVKYLFLFCFAQISLAQDNVYPIPAHKGMLALTGGTIHVGNGEVITNGTVLIKDDKIQAVGQNLTIPAGTESMQIGGKHLYPGIIATNTNLGLSEISSVRASADHTEIGDFNPSVNALAAYNAESIIIPTLRSNGVLLAHIVPRGGTISGASSVVQLDAWNWQDASYKPNNGIHLNFPALINRPRGFGGGNPNQAIPSDFINNALRKIEDLRVFFREAKVYNSIKNPSIHNLKYDAVKGLFDKSQKLFVHCDLVKEMMTAIDFKEEFGFNLVIVGGSDSWLVADILKEHNIPVILNEAHSLPSIADDAVDQPYKTGAMLQKAGVLFAMCIEADHWQQRCLPFQAGTMAAYGLTKEEALSAITLNAAKILGIDQMTGSIEAGKDANIVISEGDILDMKSSRVSHAFIQGRMINLDNKHTQLFEKYKYKYGLK, from the coding sequence ATGAACGCCCTGGTCAAATATTTATTTTTATTTTGTTTTGCGCAAATATCATTAGCTCAGGACAATGTCTACCCGATACCTGCTCACAAGGGCATGTTAGCGTTGACAGGTGGTACTATTCATGTGGGTAATGGGGAGGTTATCACCAACGGGACTGTGCTCATCAAGGATGACAAAATCCAAGCTGTCGGTCAGAATCTGACTATTCCTGCCGGTACAGAGTCGATGCAAATTGGAGGAAAGCACTTATACCCTGGCATCATCGCCACCAATACCAACCTGGGGCTATCTGAGATCTCCAGCGTACGAGCCAGTGCAGATCATACCGAAATCGGAGATTTTAATCCCAGTGTCAATGCCCTCGCTGCGTACAACGCAGAGAGTATAATCATCCCTACCTTGAGAAGCAATGGCGTCCTACTGGCGCATATAGTGCCTCGTGGAGGCACTATCAGTGGAGCTAGCTCAGTGGTACAGCTTGACGCCTGGAACTGGCAGGATGCATCATATAAGCCTAATAATGGCATCCATCTCAATTTTCCTGCACTCATCAACAGGCCCAGGGGATTCGGGGGTGGCAATCCCAATCAAGCTATACCATCTGATTTTATTAATAATGCACTCAGGAAGATAGAAGATCTCCGGGTGTTTTTCAGAGAGGCTAAAGTCTATAACTCTATTAAAAATCCTTCCATTCACAATCTTAAATATGATGCAGTCAAAGGGCTTTTTGATAAAAGTCAAAAACTATTCGTTCATTGTGATCTGGTCAAAGAGATGATGACTGCTATTGATTTTAAAGAGGAGTTTGGGTTTAATCTCGTAATCGTAGGTGGCAGTGACAGTTGGCTGGTGGCGGACATCCTCAAAGAACATAATATTCCTGTGATATTAAACGAAGCTCATAGTTTGCCATCCATCGCAGACGATGCAGTAGACCAACCCTACAAGACGGGTGCGATGCTTCAAAAGGCGGGAGTACTTTTTGCAATGTGTATTGAGGCGGACCATTGGCAGCAGCGATGCCTTCCGTTTCAGGCTGGTACAATGGCTGCTTATGGATTGACCAAAGAAGAGGCTTTAAGTGCTATCACGCTCAATGCAGCAAAAATACTTGGTATAGATCAGATGACAGGTAGTATCGAAGCAGGTAAAGACGCTAATATCGTCATCAGCGAAGGTGATATCCTGGACATGAAGTCATCCAGGGTAAGTCATGCATTTATACAAGGTCGTATGATCAACCTGGATAATAAACATACCCAGTTATTTGAAAAATATAAATATAAATACGGCCTTAAATAA